One region of Theileria equi strain WA chromosome 4 map unlocalized gcontig_1105316255039, whole genome shotgun sequence genomic DNA includes:
- a CDS encoding conserved hypothetical protein (encoded by transcript BEWA_054660A) → MLNCRQKVFRCLAQAIPARKISTRSAIFNKMALCNGNNFVRNATRCFSAESSKLLQVIQGEIHHEKSNYEAPSTVKAFLDKKEWTFAEKDGDVNMTLKKTVGDFDVTVDFQLVSPFETEGEGDAQAEMTDFSVTVEKKNGHGVTFFCSTLQNDEKFRYIICNVRMFADAEAKNSVSSYNGPEFEDLDDTLQASLDEWLSSLGIDSELCDFIDACSIDKEQREYMVWLKGIESFLA, encoded by the exons ATGTTGAATTGTAGACAAAAGGTGTTCAGGTGCCTTGCACAGGCCATCCCCGCCAGGAAAATCTCGACCAGGAGCGCCATTTTCAACAAAATGGCCCTCTGCAATGGCAACAATTTTGTCAGAAACGCCACTCGCTGCTTCTCCGCCGAGTCCAGCAAACTCCTGCAGGTCATTCAAGGCGAAATTCACCACGAAAAGTCAAACTATGAAGCTCCATCCACCGTCAAGGCGTTTTTGGACAAGAAGGAGTGGACCTTTGCCGAAAAGGACGGCGACGTCAACATGACACTCAAGAAGACCGTTGGAG ACTTTGATGTAACTGTTGACTTCCAATTGGTATCACCATTCGAAACCGAGGGTGAGGGAGATGCTCAAGCTGAAATGACTGACTTTTCCGTAACCgttgagaagaagaatggacaTGGAGTAACATTTTTCTGCAGCACTTTGCAAAACGACGAGAAATTCAGGTACATCATTTGCAACGTCCGCATGTTTGCTGATGCTGAGGCCAAGAATTCC GTATCTTCTTACAATGGCCCAGAGTTTGAGGATTTGGATGACACTTTGCAAGCTTCCTTGGACGAGTGGCTATCTAGCCTAGGAATTGACTCGGAGCTCTGCGACTTTATTGATGCCTGCAGCATTGACAAGGAACAGAGAGAGTACATGGTCTGGCTCAAGGGAATTGAGTCCTTCTTGGCCTAA
- a CDS encoding hypothetical protein (encoded by transcript BEWA_054670A) yields MIDLTILRAWSGLCQLYVNTRGASEAKDSVQHAVMSQDGRDEMCLSGEFVAAPFIVYGERENGGRKKNEMCGGRDSSVYLYHPFFSFFSFTHEFSLQYIASIVGLQAQKKRLKMANV; encoded by the coding sequence ATGATTGACTTGACAATTTTGAGGGCATGGAGCGGACTCTGCCAACTGTACGTCAATACACGCGGCGCCTCGGAAGCAAAAGACAGTGTACAGCACGCTGTGATGTCGCAGGATGGAAGAGATGAAATGTGTCTATCTGGAGAATTTGTGGCAGCTCCGTTTATAGTGTATGGAGAGAGGGAAAATGGAgggaggaagaagaatgaaatgtgtggaggaagagactcGTCGGTGTACCTCTACCATccattcttttcctttttctCCTTTACACATGAATTTTCCTTGCAATATATTGCATCCATTGTTGGTCTGCAAGCCCAAAAAAAGCGTCTAAAAATGGCCAACGTCTAG